A single genomic interval of Zunongwangia sp. HGR-M22 harbors:
- a CDS encoding DUF6624 domain-containing protein, which produces MKRLSSVILVSLLCIFQSVFAQNQQISAQLDSIWKTDQGIRMELIQLQQQGKTNTSEFKKLISGMKTQDSINQKKVIEILRNGWPENLNLQQNQTLFLVIQHADLGKQKKYLPLIESAVKERKTLASNLALLQDRIALREGGKQIYGSQVWIDNATGEKYVRPIQNPEKVDSLRAEVGLPDMQTYLQQGFQIKWSLEKYYEQLPKVRALTGNK; this is translated from the coding sequence ATGAAAAGATTATCATCAGTTATTTTAGTTTCTTTATTATGTATTTTTCAATCTGTTTTTGCCCAAAATCAGCAAATTTCAGCACAATTAGATTCTATTTGGAAAACCGATCAGGGAATTAGAATGGAACTCATCCAACTTCAGCAACAGGGAAAAACGAATACTTCAGAATTCAAGAAGCTTATCAGCGGAATGAAAACTCAGGATTCGATCAATCAAAAAAAAGTGATTGAAATTTTACGAAATGGATGGCCAGAAAATCTGAATTTACAGCAAAATCAAACCCTGTTTTTAGTTATTCAGCATGCCGATTTAGGTAAGCAGAAAAAATATCTGCCTCTTATCGAATCTGCCGTTAAAGAACGTAAAACTTTAGCATCGAATCTTGCATTGCTTCAAGATCGAATAGCACTAAGGGAAGGAGGGAAGCAAATTTATGGTAGCCAGGTTTGGATCGATAATGCTACTGGCGAAAAATATGTACGACCAATACAAAATCCTGAAAAAGTTGATAGCTTAAGAGCAGAAGTAGGTCTGCCTGATATGCAAACTTACCTTCAGCAAGGATTTCAGATCAAATGGAGTCTTGAAAAATATTATGAACAACTACCTAAAGTGAGAGCGCTAACTGGCAATAAATAA
- a CDS encoding MBL fold metallo-hydrolase, which yields MKVTFLGTGTSQGIPIIGSNHPVCLSENPKDKRLRVSVMVEWNDLNILIDCGPDFRMQMLANNFSKLDAILFTHEHNDHVAGLDDIRPFFFRQGDIPIYAHNRVLDSLKKRFNYIFVTENKYPGAPGVKQHVVTNDIFEIGGKEIIPVSYLHNRLQVYGYRMDKFAYLTDIKSISDKEAEKLHNLDVVVVSALRMEPHHSHFNLAEALEFIEKIQPKKSYLTHISHLLGFHEEVEQNLPENVHLAYDNLKITIDEK from the coding sequence TTGAAAGTTACATTTTTAGGTACAGGCACATCACAAGGAATCCCAATAATTGGTAGTAATCACCCCGTTTGTTTAAGCGAAAATCCTAAGGATAAACGCTTAAGGGTTTCGGTAATGGTAGAGTGGAACGATTTAAACATACTTATAGATTGTGGTCCAGATTTTAGAATGCAGATGCTGGCAAATAATTTTTCAAAGCTGGATGCCATTCTTTTTACCCATGAACATAATGATCATGTTGCTGGTTTAGACGATATACGTCCTTTTTTCTTTAGACAGGGTGATATCCCAATTTATGCTCACAATCGCGTGTTGGATTCATTAAAAAAGCGTTTTAATTATATTTTTGTTACTGAAAATAAATATCCGGGAGCACCTGGCGTTAAGCAGCATGTAGTTACTAATGATATTTTTGAGATAGGTGGAAAAGAAATTATTCCGGTAAGCTATTTACATAATCGATTGCAGGTTTACGGTTATCGAATGGATAAATTTGCGTATTTAACCGATATTAAGTCTATTTCTGACAAAGAAGCAGAAAAACTGCACAACCTTGATGTAGTCGTTGTTAGTGCGCTGCGAATGGAGCCACATCATTCGCATTTTAATCTTGCTGAAGCTTTAGAATTTATTGAAAAAATCCAGCCTAAAAAGTCTTATTTAACGCATATAAGTCATTTGCTTGGTTTTCACGAAGAGGTAGAACAAAATTTACCCGAAAATGTACATTTAGCTTATGATAATTTGAAAATCACGATTGATGAAAAATAA
- a CDS encoding TonB-dependent receptor has protein sequence MPITIMGDKEFENVPSIKSKALRINLNENIYGTFSEIGAGQETVRNFFRAGGASGTIAKAMSAYDKDFSDAIYGVEDDRRYVTEARLKKMLSHEIKLIEERISREKHPNKLFFSYANTVATIDFAKKYKGHGWVGIRYQVSPEEDYNEISLHIRFKENDARHQQNTLGILGVNLIYGAYYKYDNPKKLLRYLYDHIDKDQLEIDTINFSGPRFDKVDNRLMSLQLVKNGMTDAVMFSPNGNNVLPAKILYKKNILALRGSFRPVTKVNMDMFEKSRELFFSENRVSEEDTEVIFEITLSNLRAEGEIDERDFMDRAELLCSLGQTVMISNFQEYYKVVEYFSKYSKMRMGLAMGVNNLVDVFDEKYYRHLSGGILEAFGKLFFKDLKVYLYPLKDSETGEITTSENLMVHPRMKELYKFFKYNGRVEDIENYNPEILDIYSREVLQMITDGKEGWEDMLPEKTTGMIKEQNLFHYKENKEKAQKV, from the coding sequence ATGCCAATCACCATAATGGGCGACAAGGAATTTGAGAATGTTCCTTCAATAAAAAGTAAAGCGCTACGTATAAATCTAAACGAAAATATTTATGGTACTTTTTCTGAAATTGGCGCAGGACAGGAAACCGTAAGAAATTTTTTTAGAGCAGGGGGTGCATCGGGTACGATCGCAAAAGCAATGAGTGCTTACGATAAAGATTTTAGTGATGCCATCTACGGTGTTGAAGATGACAGAAGGTACGTTACTGAAGCCCGACTAAAAAAAATGCTTTCTCATGAGATTAAATTAATAGAAGAAAGAATTTCCAGAGAAAAACACCCCAACAAACTCTTTTTTAGCTATGCAAATACTGTAGCTACAATCGATTTTGCAAAAAAATATAAAGGTCATGGTTGGGTTGGAATTCGTTATCAGGTAAGTCCAGAAGAAGATTATAACGAAATTAGTCTTCATATTCGATTTAAAGAAAATGATGCACGTCACCAACAAAATACGTTGGGAATTTTAGGAGTTAACTTAATTTATGGTGCTTATTATAAGTATGATAATCCTAAAAAATTACTTCGATATTTATACGATCACATCGATAAAGATCAATTAGAGATTGATACCATCAACTTTTCGGGACCAAGATTCGATAAAGTTGATAATAGATTGATGAGCTTACAGTTGGTAAAAAACGGAATGACCGATGCGGTAATGTTTAGCCCGAACGGAAATAATGTTTTACCAGCAAAAATTCTTTACAAGAAAAATATCCTTGCCCTTCGTGGTAGCTTTAGACCAGTAACTAAGGTGAACATGGATATGTTTGAAAAATCTAGAGAATTATTCTTTAGTGAAAATAGAGTTTCTGAAGAAGATACTGAGGTTATTTTTGAAATTACGCTATCCAACCTAAGAGCAGAAGGTGAGATCGATGAAAGAGATTTTATGGATCGCGCCGAGCTTCTTTGCTCTTTGGGACAAACGGTAATGATTTCTAATTTCCAGGAATATTATAAAGTAGTAGAATACTTTAGTAAATATTCTAAGATGAGAATGGGTCTTGCGATGGGTGTAAACAACCTAGTAGATGTATTTGATGAGAAATACTACCGTCATTTAAGCGGTGGAATATTAGAAGCTTTCGGTAAATTATTTTTTAAAGATTTAAAAGTTTATCTGTACCCACTTAAAGATTCTGAAACCGGAGAAATTACTACCAGTGAAAACTTAATGGTACATCCAAGAATGAAAGAATTATATAAATTCTTTAAATACAATGGTCGTGTAGAAGATATTGAAAATTATAACCCAGAAATTCTGGACATTTACTCTAGAGAAGTCTTACAAATGATAACCGACGGTAAAGAAGGCTGGGAAGATATGCTACCTGAAAAGACGACTGGCATGATTAAAGAACAAAATTTATTTCATTATAAAGAAAATAAAGAAAAGGCTCAGAAAGTCTAA